A DNA window from Daucus carota subsp. sativus chromosome 3, DH1 v3.0, whole genome shotgun sequence contains the following coding sequences:
- the LOC108212344 gene encoding uncharacterized protein LOC108212344 yields the protein MPPRRQTRATNPDDNNNNSNPEPTMTQILQIMAQQTANLTQQQERQANPQVTFKNFQSFSPPEFKGSADPIEARVWLKEIEKAFVLVKVREERKTEFASYYLKDEATYWWESVRAMEETENVTWDRFKELFLEKYFPQFLQDRMELQFLELKQGDMSVGEYERKFAELARFVPTYIDTDRKRAKRFQQGLKAWIRGKLAIL from the coding sequence ATGCCTCCTAGAAGACAAACTCGTGCAACTAACCCTGATGACAACAACAATAATAGCAACCCAGAACCTACAATGACCCAGATTCTTCAGATCATGGCCCAACAGACTGCCAACCTAACTCAACAACAGGAAAGACAGGCTAATCCTCAGGTTACTTTCAAAAACTTTCAGTCTTTCAGTCCTCCAGAGTTTAAAGGTTCGGCAGACCCTATTGAAGCTAGGGTATGGTTGAAAGAAATTGAGAAAGCGTTTGTATTAGTAAAGGTAAGAGAAGAGCGAAAGACTGAGTTTGCTAGTTATTATCTGAAGGATGAAGCTACTTATTGGTGGGAATCAGTTAGAGCAATGGAAGAGACAGAGAATGTCACATGGGATAGATTTAAGGAGTTGTTTCTGGAGAAGTACTTTCCTCAGTTTCTCCAGGATCGAATGGAGTTACAGTTTTTAGAATTAAAGCAGGGAGACATGTCTGTAGGTGAATATGAAAGAAAGTTTGCTGAGTTGGCAAGGTTTGTTCCAACCTATATAGACACTGATAGGAAAAGGGCTAAGAGATTCCAACAGGGCTTGAAAGCATGGATCAGAGGAAAGCTGGCTATATTGTAA